A region of Polyangiaceae bacterium DNA encodes the following proteins:
- a CDS encoding YciI family protein, which produces MRVMVIIKANKDSEAGKMPSEQLLKDMGAYNEELVKAGIMLAGDGLHPSSKAKRVRFSGSQRTVIDGPFAETKELIAGFWIWQVKSMEEAVEWVRRIPNTDDNGEESDVEIRPIFEAADFGAEFTPELREQEDRLREQIAQQQQQKS; this is translated from the coding sequence ATGCGCGTTATGGTGATCATCAAGGCCAACAAGGATTCCGAAGCCGGCAAAATGCCCAGCGAACAGCTTCTCAAGGACATGGGCGCCTACAACGAAGAGCTCGTGAAGGCCGGGATCATGCTCGCCGGCGACGGGCTTCATCCAAGCTCCAAGGCAAAACGCGTGCGCTTCTCGGGCAGCCAGCGCACCGTCATCGACGGACCGTTTGCCGAAACCAAAGAGCTCATTGCGGGTTTTTGGATCTGGCAGGTCAAGTCCATGGAAGAAGCGGTCGAATGGGTTCGCCGTATTCCCAATACGGACGACAACGGCGAAGAGTCCGATGTAGAAATCCGTCCGATTTTCGAGGCGGCCGACTTTGGTGCGGAATTCACGCCCGAGCTGCGTGAGCAAGAAGATCGCCTGCGCGAGCAAATCGCGCAGCAACAGCAGCAAAAATCCTGA
- a CDS encoding DUF4351 domain-containing protein, giving the protein MVTRYDQLGKQMLRASLQERGSFTSELEVSPDPQQVDGYFVPDLERPSPVAGTLLGRMTERPCSFEVFSAPPDVLDVEGCIRKHLNLRHILRKQIEAPGLPHQWILSAGKPSKAFDATWARVAETWPCGVYEQPPVNATSIVVLSDLPEERSTLLLRLMGRGRTLKRAIEELKSLSNDEFEKCIALPILVRYRIEAVNEPASPADEEFLMNTQEIMDMYERRAELRGKLQGRRETVQRLLRRKFGVLPEDVVTRVENADAQLLDQLEEKVLYANSLDEVFAS; this is encoded by the coding sequence GTGGTCACGCGTTACGACCAGCTTGGTAAGCAAATGCTTCGGGCGAGCCTCCAGGAGCGCGGTTCGTTCACTTCGGAGCTCGAGGTCAGCCCTGATCCGCAGCAGGTCGATGGGTATTTCGTCCCCGACCTCGAACGGCCGTCTCCTGTTGCTGGAACGTTGCTCGGGCGCATGACCGAACGACCTTGCTCCTTCGAGGTGTTTTCCGCGCCGCCGGATGTGCTCGACGTGGAAGGGTGCATTCGAAAACACCTCAATCTACGCCACATCCTTCGCAAACAAATCGAAGCACCGGGTTTGCCGCATCAATGGATCTTGTCTGCGGGCAAACCGTCAAAGGCCTTCGATGCGACGTGGGCACGTGTGGCGGAAACCTGGCCGTGTGGGGTTTACGAACAGCCGCCCGTGAATGCCACGTCGATCGTCGTGCTGAGCGACCTACCTGAAGAGCGATCGACGCTGCTTTTGCGCCTGATGGGACGCGGACGAACGTTGAAGCGAGCCATTGAAGAGCTCAAAAGCCTCTCCAACGATGAATTCGAGAAGTGCATCGCGTTGCCAATTCTGGTACGCTACCGCATCGAAGCGGTCAACGAGCCGGCTTCGCCCGCAGACGAGGAGTTCCTCATGAACACGCAAGAAATCATGGACATGTACGAACGCCGCGCGGAACTACGGGGAAAGCTGCAGGGACGACGAGAAACCGTCCAGCGGCTCCTTCGGCGCAAGTTCGGCGTGCTTCCGGAAGACGTCGTCACGCGTGTGGAAAACGCCGACGCCCAGTTGCTCGACCAGTTGGAGGAGAAAGTGCTCTACGCGAACTCGCTCGATGAGGTTTTCGCATCGTAG
- a CDS encoding phosphoribosylformylglycinamidine synthase subunit PurQ, whose translation MGVETRDVRVLVLTGYGLNCEVETAAGFSRAGATVKSTHLHDLLDRAGDKDVFSGYHILAFVGGFSFGDHIQSGRVYANRLRFRLGDALGRFVDDGGLSLGICNGFQTLVCLGLLPALGRTKGTSLAPQSAALVHNDRLGYFDTWVKLLVDAESPCVWTRGLPQTIELPSRHGEGKLVFRDEETRNAIMASRLVPVRYADASGRPTEVWPDNPNGSPDGAAGLCDATGRIFGLMPHPDAFLDPENHPDWIRRRDRGEPGFSAKDAGVGQAIFDRGVRAVASS comes from the coding sequence ATGGGAGTTGAAACGCGCGATGTGCGGGTCCTCGTCCTGACGGGGTACGGCCTGAATTGCGAAGTCGAAACCGCTGCGGGTTTTTCTCGCGCGGGAGCGACGGTGAAATCGACGCATTTGCACGATCTGCTCGACCGAGCGGGCGACAAGGACGTTTTTTCCGGTTATCACATTCTCGCCTTCGTCGGAGGTTTTTCCTTTGGGGACCACATTCAAAGCGGGCGAGTGTATGCGAATCGGCTTCGTTTCCGCTTGGGCGATGCGCTCGGTCGTTTCGTGGACGATGGGGGCCTTTCGCTCGGCATTTGCAATGGTTTTCAAACGCTGGTTTGTCTTGGGCTATTGCCGGCGCTCGGGCGAACCAAAGGAACGAGTTTGGCGCCGCAATCGGCGGCGCTGGTGCACAACGATCGGCTCGGGTATTTCGACACGTGGGTGAAGCTGCTCGTCGATGCGGAGAGTCCGTGCGTGTGGACGCGGGGTTTGCCGCAAACGATTGAGCTGCCGAGTCGTCATGGCGAAGGAAAGCTCGTGTTTCGCGACGAAGAAACGCGCAATGCGATCATGGCATCGCGGCTCGTGCCCGTGCGTTACGCGGATGCGAGCGGTCGTCCGACGGAGGTTTGGCCGGACAATCCGAACGGCTCACCGGACGGTGCGGCGGGACTGTGCGATGCGACGGGTCGCATTTTTGGCTTGATGCCGCATCCGGATGCGTTCCTCGATCCGGAGAACCACCCGGACTGGATCCGGCGGCGGGATCGCGGTGAACCTGGGTTCAGCGCGAAAGACGCTGGCGTTGGACAGGCGATCTTTGATCGCGGTGTGCGCGCGGTGGCGAGTAGCTAG
- a CDS encoding phosphoribosylformylglycinamidine synthase yields MPIFRLEIENRPHVPDALAAMTERQLSEWLGLRPARVRTRKLFLCDLDIDAAEAARFLEAITDPVIEVSALGVLPDDATGGAPWILTVSFAPGVTDTVGKTAKTACEDVLGRSLAGQVYSATMYFLWGLSKNDVERAAAEVLHNPLIQKIRLDCPPRTPDLTIPRAGTSLEPTVELVPLGSLGDAELEALSKNRLLALSLAEMQAVKAYFAATGRDPTDAELECIAQTWSEHCKHKIFNAPIDYVGPDGTSRSIERGIFKTYIVGATDAVRQDRKAQGLDRDGDFLVSVFSDNAGVVRFTERDHLVYKVETHNSPSALDPYGGAMTGIVGVNRDSFGCGLGADLLANVWGYCFGPPDFSGTLPKGLMHPRRIRDGVHHGVIDGGNQSGIPYMRGFELYDDRYVGKPLVYCGTVAAMPTTVAGKPTHQKYTQPGDRIVMIGGRVGKDGIHGATFSSVELSESSPVQAVQIGDPITQRMMFDMLAEARDAGLYSGITDNGAGGLSSSVGEMSEATGGAEIDLSRVPLKYPGLLPWEILVSEAQERMTVAVPEDKLAAFLALAARREVEATEIGRFTQSGRLVVMYGEKKVCDLSLDFLHGGLPKITRKARWSPAPRNELTAEKRAEVLSSKSLEECIVQLLGRPNIRSDGRYAKHYDHEVKGLSVIKPHVGVFRDVPAAATVMRVRLGRDEGVVLGEGIHPYYSDLDAREMALACVDEAVRRVLCAGARIDRLAALDNFCWPDPIESKSTPDGAHKLAQLVRTCEGLFDACKAYGLPLVSGKDSMKNDAILDGVKISVPPTLLVSVMGQMADVKQALSLVPRAPGDVLYLLGDTRDECGGAEIERLVGHAFAGVPRTDVQQFSLRYQAFADAHAAGLVRSAHVVARGGLAVALSHLAMASDLGIVASLETLAPGLDPPIAMFSESTGRILLTARPDQSAALEERLGKHGLVRVGMIEASNDGRGYLRITQGGRPVVDVGAAVLRNAFQEESHGS; encoded by the coding sequence ATGCCCATCTTCCGATTGGAGATCGAAAACCGACCTCATGTGCCGGACGCGCTTGCCGCGATGACCGAACGACAACTCTCGGAGTGGCTCGGTCTGCGGCCCGCTCGCGTGCGCACGCGCAAGCTCTTTCTGTGCGACCTCGACATCGACGCAGCCGAGGCCGCGCGTTTCCTCGAGGCAATTACCGATCCGGTGATCGAAGTGTCCGCGCTAGGGGTTTTGCCGGACGATGCGACGGGCGGCGCGCCGTGGATCTTGACGGTTTCCTTCGCTCCCGGAGTGACGGATACGGTAGGAAAAACCGCAAAAACGGCGTGTGAAGACGTGCTGGGACGGTCGCTCGCCGGGCAAGTTTATTCGGCGACGATGTATTTCTTGTGGGGTTTGTCGAAAAATGACGTCGAAAGAGCCGCAGCCGAAGTTCTTCACAATCCGCTCATCCAAAAAATACGCCTCGACTGTCCACCTCGAACGCCCGACTTGACCATTCCGCGGGCGGGCACGTCGCTCGAGCCGACCGTCGAGCTCGTGCCGCTCGGTTCGCTTGGCGATGCGGAGCTCGAAGCACTATCAAAAAACCGACTTTTGGCATTGTCGCTCGCCGAAATGCAAGCGGTGAAGGCGTATTTCGCGGCCACTGGGCGCGATCCGACGGACGCCGAATTGGAATGCATTGCGCAAACGTGGAGCGAGCATTGTAAACATAAAATATTCAATGCGCCCATCGATTACGTGGGACCCGACGGAACGTCTCGATCTATTGAGCGCGGCATCTTCAAGACGTACATCGTTGGCGCGACGGATGCCGTTCGTCAGGACCGAAAGGCGCAGGGGCTCGATCGGGACGGTGATTTTCTCGTGTCGGTTTTCAGCGACAATGCAGGCGTCGTTCGATTTACCGAACGGGATCATCTCGTCTACAAGGTCGAAACGCACAACTCCCCTTCGGCGCTCGATCCGTACGGTGGAGCGATGACGGGCATCGTCGGCGTGAATCGCGACAGTTTTGGTTGCGGCCTAGGCGCGGATCTTTTGGCCAATGTGTGGGGGTATTGTTTTGGTCCGCCGGACTTTTCGGGCACGTTGCCGAAGGGCCTCATGCATCCGAGGCGCATTCGCGACGGCGTGCATCACGGCGTCATCGATGGTGGCAATCAATCGGGCATTCCGTACATGCGCGGATTCGAGCTCTACGATGATCGATACGTAGGAAAACCGCTCGTGTATTGCGGCACCGTCGCCGCGATGCCCACGACGGTAGCGGGCAAACCGACGCATCAAAAGTATACGCAGCCGGGCGATCGCATCGTGATGATCGGCGGGCGTGTGGGCAAAGACGGCATTCATGGGGCCACGTTTTCGAGCGTCGAATTGAGCGAAAGCTCGCCCGTACAAGCGGTGCAAATTGGCGATCCCATTACGCAAAGGATGATGTTCGACATGCTCGCCGAAGCGCGCGACGCGGGCCTTTACAGCGGCATCACCGACAACGGCGCAGGCGGCCTTTCGAGCAGCGTCGGCGAAATGTCCGAAGCGACGGGCGGCGCCGAAATCGACCTTTCCCGCGTACCGCTCAAGTACCCTGGGCTTTTGCCATGGGAGATCCTCGTGAGCGAAGCGCAGGAACGAATGACCGTCGCCGTTCCCGAAGACAAACTTGCGGCGTTTTTGGCTCTTGCGGCCCGGCGCGAAGTCGAAGCGACGGAAATCGGGCGATTTACGCAAAGTGGGCGACTCGTCGTGATGTACGGCGAAAAGAAGGTTTGCGATTTGTCGCTCGATTTTTTGCACGGGGGATTACCAAAAATCACGCGCAAGGCACGATGGAGCCCGGCCCCTCGCAATGAATTGACCGCGGAAAAACGGGCGGAAGTTCTATCGTCAAAATCGCTCGAAGAATGCATCGTGCAATTGCTCGGGCGTCCGAACATTCGCAGCGATGGGCGGTATGCGAAGCATTACGATCACGAAGTCAAGGGGCTATCGGTCATCAAGCCTCATGTCGGGGTTTTTCGGGACGTACCGGCTGCGGCGACGGTCATGCGCGTGCGCCTTGGTCGCGATGAAGGCGTGGTGCTCGGCGAAGGCATTCATCCGTATTACAGCGACCTCGATGCACGCGAAATGGCTCTCGCGTGCGTGGACGAAGCCGTGCGGCGCGTGCTTTGCGCAGGCGCGCGAATCGATAGGCTCGCAGCGCTCGACAATTTCTGCTGGCCGGATCCCATTGAAAGCAAGTCGACGCCGGATGGAGCGCACAAGCTCGCGCAGCTCGTGCGCACGTGCGAAGGACTCTTCGATGCGTGCAAAGCGTACGGATTGCCGCTCGTATCTGGCAAGGATTCAATGAAAAACGACGCCATTTTGGATGGCGTGAAGATATCCGTGCCGCCCACGCTTTTGGTCAGCGTCATGGGGCAAATGGCCGACGTGAAACAGGCGTTGTCGCTCGTTCCGCGCGCTCCTGGAGACGTTCTCTATTTGCTGGGCGATACGCGTGACGAATGCGGAGGTGCGGAAATCGAACGGCTCGTCGGGCACGCTTTTGCGGGCGTGCCGCGCACGGACGTGCAGCAATTTTCCTTGCGATATCAAGCATTTGCGGACGCGCATGCCGCGGGGCTCGTGCGCTCGGCGCATGTCGTCGCCCGGGGTGGGCTTGCCGTGGCGCTCTCGCACCTTGCAATGGCGAGCGACCTGGGCATTGTGGCGTCGCTGGAAACGCTCGCTCCGGGGCTCGACCCGCCCATTGCAATGTTCAGCGAATCGACGGGGCGCATTCTGTTGACAGCGCGTCCGGATCAATCGGCGGCGCTCGAAGAACGGCTCGGGAAGCATGGGCTCGTTCGAGTGGGAATGATCGAAGCGTCGAATGACGGCCGAGGGTATTTGCGAATCACACAGGGTGGACGACCGGTCGTGGATGTTGGTGCAGCCGTTTTGCGCAATGCATTTCAGGAGGAAAGCCATGGGAGTTGA
- a CDS encoding VWA domain-containing protein, whose translation MSFDRVQRWRLILGKRVEDQLSGFGGGGPGGAGGMLSREMMEMDGALGAVYDIEESEPEGKPGGRRGGLGKSRPKLAAWLGDIRKYFEQDIVAVIQQDAIEKRDWKELLFEPESLAQITPSVELVGTLLSMKDMMPDRAKDAAREIVHAVVEEIKKRMQGALERAVRGALDRSRHQPIPSLPNIDWRRTIGKNLKNYEKTRRTIIPERFFFFARQHRRKEWNVIVAMDQSGSMASSVVYGGVMGSILASLPALDTHVIAFDTEVVDLTPRLVDPVDLIFGIQLGGGTDINRAVGYCQGLIANPQKTLFILLTDLYEGGNQEQMIRRMEDMAQSGVRAMVLLALDDSGAPSFDTELAKKLAKVGVPSFACTPNALPPMLEAVLKGQNLDAVAQRFDSRKGGQ comes from the coding sequence ATGTCGTTCGATCGCGTGCAGCGCTGGCGGCTGATTCTAGGAAAACGCGTCGAAGACCAATTGTCGGGCTTTGGCGGCGGCGGACCAGGCGGAGCCGGCGGCATGCTGAGCCGCGAAATGATGGAAATGGACGGGGCGCTCGGAGCCGTCTACGACATCGAGGAATCCGAGCCCGAAGGAAAGCCGGGCGGGCGTCGAGGAGGACTCGGGAAAAGCCGTCCCAAGCTCGCGGCGTGGCTCGGTGACATACGCAAGTATTTCGAGCAAGACATCGTGGCGGTGATTCAGCAAGACGCGATCGAAAAGCGCGATTGGAAGGAATTGCTTTTCGAGCCGGAATCGCTCGCGCAAATCACGCCAAGCGTGGAGCTCGTCGGTACGCTCCTTTCAATGAAGGACATGATGCCGGATCGGGCGAAAGACGCGGCGCGCGAAATCGTTCATGCCGTCGTCGAGGAAATCAAAAAGCGTATGCAAGGAGCGCTCGAACGGGCCGTCCGCGGAGCGCTCGATCGTTCGAGACACCAACCGATTCCGAGTCTTCCGAACATCGATTGGCGTCGCACGATTGGCAAAAATCTCAAAAATTACGAAAAAACGCGCCGGACCATCATTCCCGAGCGGTTTTTCTTTTTTGCGCGTCAGCATCGGCGCAAGGAATGGAACGTCATCGTCGCCATGGATCAGTCGGGCTCCATGGCGAGCAGCGTCGTGTACGGGGGCGTGATGGGATCGATTCTCGCGAGCCTCCCGGCGCTCGATACGCATGTCATTGCATTCGACACGGAAGTCGTCGATTTGACGCCGCGGCTCGTGGATCCGGTCGATTTGATCTTTGGTATTCAGCTCGGTGGGGGAACCGATATCAATCGCGCCGTCGGGTATTGCCAAGGACTCATTGCCAATCCTCAAAAAACGCTGTTCATTTTGCTCACGGATCTTTATGAAGGCGGCAATCAAGAACAAATGATTCGCCGCATGGAAGACATGGCGCAAAGCGGCGTGCGAGCGATGGTCCTGCTTGCGCTCGACGATTCCGGTGCGCCGTCGTTCGACACGGAGCTTGCGAAGAAGCTGGCGAAGGTTGGTGTACCAAGTTTCGCGTGTACGCCGAACGCGTTGCCGCCCATGCTGGAAGCTGTCCTCAAAGGGCAGAACCTCGACGCCGTGGCGCAACGTTTCGATTCACGAAAAGGCGGTCAATGA
- a CDS encoding AAA family ATPase, with translation MATKKDAQKHDDSPASKSDVLREPAERLFAHELAALAAADKGEPPPGWRLSPKSVLTYILGGKVGDVVITPKYIGSPRLVEIAIATLATDRALLLIGEPGTAKSWLSEHLAAAICGDSQLLVQGTAGTTEEQIRYTWNYALLLAEGPSPKALVPSPIYRALDGGKLVRFEEITRCPSEVQDALITLLSEKVLTVPELSHHVQAKRGFNVIATANTRDRGVNDMSAALKRRFNIVILPVPTDIDTEVAIVARRVREIGSSLRLPAAPPADEAVRRVVQVFQELRRGQTADGKQKLKSPSGVLSTAEAISVLGNGMALAGHFGTGRVSDRDIAAGLLGAVIKEDSRDEAVFVEYLENVMKKRGGDWEALYKACKELV, from the coding sequence ATGGCTACCAAAAAAGACGCGCAAAAACACGATGATTCCCCGGCAAGCAAGAGCGACGTTTTGCGCGAGCCGGCAGAACGGCTATTCGCGCATGAATTGGCCGCATTGGCAGCCGCGGACAAAGGCGAGCCGCCTCCGGGTTGGCGACTTTCGCCGAAATCCGTACTTACTTATATCCTCGGCGGCAAAGTGGGCGACGTCGTCATCACGCCCAAATACATCGGTTCGCCGCGCCTCGTCGAGATTGCCATTGCAACGCTCGCGACCGATCGCGCTCTGCTTTTGATTGGTGAACCGGGAACCGCAAAGAGCTGGCTCTCCGAGCATCTCGCGGCGGCCATTTGTGGCGATTCGCAATTGCTCGTGCAAGGCACGGCCGGCACGACGGAAGAGCAGATTCGGTACACGTGGAACTATGCGCTTTTGCTCGCGGAAGGACCGAGCCCCAAAGCGCTGGTGCCCTCGCCTATTTACCGAGCGCTCGATGGCGGTAAATTGGTCCGCTTCGAGGAAATTACGCGGTGCCCGTCGGAAGTCCAGGACGCGCTGATTACGCTGCTCAGTGAAAAAGTGCTCACGGTGCCCGAGCTGAGCCATCACGTGCAAGCGAAACGGGGATTCAACGTCATTGCGACGGCAAATACGCGCGATCGCGGCGTGAACGACATGAGCGCGGCGCTCAAACGCCGTTTCAATATCGTGATTTTGCCCGTGCCGACCGACATCGATACCGAAGTGGCCATCGTCGCGCGGCGCGTGCGTGAAATCGGGTCGAGCTTGCGATTGCCCGCGGCTCCTCCGGCGGATGAAGCCGTGCGTCGCGTGGTGCAGGTATTTCAAGAATTGCGCCGAGGACAAACCGCGGACGGCAAGCAAAAGCTCAAGAGCCCGTCGGGCGTGTTGTCGACGGCCGAAGCGATATCGGTGCTCGGCAATGGAATGGCGCTCGCTGGGCATTTCGGCACGGGGCGCGTGAGCGATCGTGACATTGCAGCAGGATTGCTCGGGGCCGTCATCAAAGAAGATTCGCGTGATGAGGCGGTGTTCGTCGAATATTTGGAAAACGTCATGAAAAAGCGCGGTGGTGATTGGGAAGCGCTTTACAAGGCGTGCAAGGAATTGGTCTGA
- a CDS encoding HEAT repeat domain-containing protein — MAKDTLKQLDLDVEKMYFAGAQIARTNPEILAAKTKLAPIAAKIPAIRRVTEQMGKLEQAAGKAAAAELLDQGLLLAQVRSAQAAPALPTESGELTALPPAGKIGSPLLPNELQSLVGALMNAPESRYRAETIHEACLRGSARDLRILPLCVPALSDSHIADVVEKNLLPAMGEAIVPELRRCLDIEKGRSLDQRMLRAIAQIEGPKAIDILREAIEKGSADIRAAAIAELGRIDPVQAEPVATVLVEKDRSKEVKLAAIRALANAPGDAALDTLIHAFGGSNEMRSAAESSLAGSKHPRATERIIALWTPELQELGHFRIKKANTKEEKDEAAKAQKAHAAKVDYMVDLIDLLAARNTDRTTQLVVDAFRSHKIKEVRDTAARALLRLGYQEAWQELLPSLYDAPEATQYQFIDGTFELDMAKAYDRLAPFFETNALLAKNGVDFATRLFARVVAESAPEGGRLASLFERDLRWVDLAIRLLPAEALRGIALALLQRSRSPKALEPALSLSREGIAAEHALALIELLGSYRDPRILPAFIRLLSCLSGAWQYGRACHVFHEYDDPALAPLLRSWLDDRKSRRKMSKTEVEPFENCMRFLGRDRSTPQPADN, encoded by the coding sequence ATGGCCAAAGATACCCTGAAGCAGCTCGATCTCGACGTCGAAAAAATGTACTTCGCGGGCGCTCAAATAGCCCGGACGAACCCGGAGATCCTTGCCGCCAAAACGAAGCTCGCGCCCATTGCTGCAAAAATTCCGGCCATTCGCCGCGTGACGGAACAAATGGGGAAGCTGGAGCAAGCTGCGGGAAAAGCTGCTGCTGCAGAGCTTCTCGATCAGGGGTTGCTTTTGGCGCAAGTGCGTAGTGCGCAGGCTGCGCCCGCATTGCCGACGGAATCCGGCGAGCTCACAGCGCTTCCTCCGGCCGGTAAGATAGGCTCGCCGCTGCTTCCAAACGAATTGCAATCGCTCGTCGGGGCGCTCATGAATGCTCCCGAGAGCAGGTATCGGGCCGAAACGATTCACGAAGCATGCTTACGAGGTTCGGCGCGCGATTTGCGCATATTGCCTCTGTGCGTGCCCGCGCTGTCGGATTCGCACATTGCGGATGTCGTCGAAAAGAACCTCCTTCCGGCCATGGGCGAGGCCATCGTTCCCGAGCTGCGGCGCTGTCTCGACATCGAAAAAGGTCGCAGCCTCGACCAGCGCATGCTGCGCGCCATTGCGCAAATCGAAGGGCCCAAAGCCATTGACATTTTGCGCGAAGCCATCGAAAAGGGTAGCGCGGACATTCGAGCGGCGGCGATCGCTGAATTGGGTCGCATCGATCCGGTGCAAGCCGAGCCGGTGGCGACGGTGCTCGTCGAGAAAGATCGTTCGAAGGAAGTAAAGCTCGCTGCGATTCGCGCGCTCGCGAATGCGCCTGGGGACGCGGCGCTCGATACGCTCATTCACGCATTCGGAGGCTCGAATGAAATGCGTTCGGCAGCCGAATCGTCGCTCGCAGGCTCGAAGCACCCCCGAGCGACGGAGCGGATCATCGCGCTTTGGACGCCCGAGCTTCAGGAGCTGGGGCATTTCCGCATCAAAAAGGCCAATACCAAGGAAGAAAAGGACGAGGCAGCGAAGGCGCAGAAAGCGCACGCGGCGAAGGTCGATTACATGGTCGACCTCATTGATCTATTGGCGGCACGAAACACGGATCGCACGACGCAACTGGTCGTGGATGCATTTCGGTCGCACAAGATCAAAGAAGTGCGTGACACCGCGGCGCGAGCTCTTTTGCGACTCGGTTATCAGGAGGCTTGGCAAGAACTTTTGCCATCGCTTTACGACGCGCCCGAAGCCACGCAATACCAATTCATCGATGGCACGTTCGAGCTCGATATGGCGAAAGCGTACGACAGGCTCGCGCCTTTTTTCGAAACCAACGCATTGCTTGCCAAAAATGGTGTCGACTTCGCCACGCGCCTGTTCGCCCGCGTGGTTGCGGAATCGGCGCCAGAGGGCGGCCGCTTGGCTTCGCTTTTCGAGCGAGATTTACGTTGGGTCGATCTTGCGATTCGCTTGCTTCCAGCAGAGGCGTTGCGCGGAATTGCCCTGGCGCTGCTCCAACGCTCTCGTTCGCCGAAAGCATTGGAGCCCGCATTGTCGCTCTCCCGCGAGGGAATCGCTGCAGAGCATGCTCTGGCGCTCATCGAATTGCTCGGGTCCTACAGAGATCCTCGCATACTCCCAGCCTTCATTCGACTTTTGAGCTGCTTGAGCGGCGCTTGGCAATACGGCCGCGCATGCCACGTCTTTCACGAATACGACGACCCTGCGCTCGCACCGCTCTTGCGAAGCTGGCTCGACGATCGAAAATCGCGCAGAAAGATGTCCAAGACCGAAGTCGAGCCCTTCGAGAATTGTATGCGTTTTCTTGGACGAGATCGCAGTACTCCTCAGCCGGCGGACAACTGA
- a CDS encoding SWIM zinc finger family protein produces MALTVNEQSIAELSPNDKAMLDARALVRSGALRDLAKNDDATLVFGLCQGSGSTPYSVSMDLASGTDKPTLRCSCPSRQRPCKHALGLMLAFVQKGATFAVAAPPQDLLEKRAKQAEKAEPKARAAADAPRNVNKSALAKKAKEQVDTLETLGHFLVDLVGAGVGGITPKIIEEIEQQSKRMADANITAAAGILRRLAASVAESADDDDDDEDTKKAARGFSADKEARVAWMLTQLHAIVRRGTKLLDGRLESEGVSVAERDATYEAILGRRWQLPDLKQAGYWVTNRRLLELSHERVDDDVTEFATATGFLIDLEDGAIVREWTALPYNTLKFQKLRVSRRGTLVISEAALYPGEMVNRRIRWDEKTPGIIEERSREPADYEKLHGHAKSIDAAIKALRNQMKNPVYPLDAVVLIAAARFGTIGSELVVQDAAGDRIVMRDAPDARLPATIALRQAAAAHGPGSLATRLYFDLPSRSIYGEPLALVVGDEHLRLRA; encoded by the coding sequence ATGGCGCTGACCGTCAACGAGCAATCGATCGCGGAGCTGTCACCCAACGATAAAGCAATGCTCGACGCGCGGGCTCTCGTGCGCAGCGGCGCGCTTCGAGACCTCGCCAAAAACGACGACGCAACGCTCGTCTTCGGCCTTTGCCAAGGCTCGGGCAGCACGCCGTACAGCGTTTCGATGGACCTCGCATCGGGCACGGACAAACCCACGCTGCGCTGCTCGTGCCCTTCGCGCCAGCGTCCGTGCAAACATGCGCTCGGACTGATGCTCGCGTTCGTGCAAAAAGGCGCGACGTTTGCCGTGGCCGCGCCGCCGCAAGACTTGCTCGAAAAGCGGGCGAAGCAGGCCGAAAAAGCCGAACCGAAAGCGCGCGCGGCGGCCGATGCTCCGCGGAACGTGAACAAGAGCGCGCTGGCGAAGAAGGCAAAAGAACAAGTCGACACGCTGGAGACGTTGGGCCATTTTCTCGTCGACCTCGTGGGCGCTGGCGTGGGTGGGATCACGCCCAAAATCATTGAAGAAATCGAACAGCAATCGAAGCGAATGGCCGATGCGAACATCACGGCCGCCGCGGGGATTTTGCGACGTTTGGCCGCATCGGTCGCCGAAAGCGCGGATGACGACGACGATGACGAGGACACGAAAAAGGCTGCGCGTGGGTTTTCGGCGGACAAAGAAGCGCGCGTCGCGTGGATGCTCACGCAGCTTCACGCGATCGTTCGTCGCGGAACGAAATTGCTCGATGGGCGGCTCGAATCGGAAGGCGTGAGCGTCGCGGAACGGGACGCTACGTACGAAGCGATTTTGGGGAGACGGTGGCAATTGCCCGATTTGAAGCAAGCCGGGTATTGGGTGACGAATCGACGGCTTCTGGAATTGTCGCATGAACGCGTGGACGACGATGTGACGGAATTCGCGACCGCCACGGGGTTTTTGATTGACCTCGAAGATGGCGCGATCGTTCGAGAATGGACGGCGCTGCCGTACAACACGTTGAAATTCCAGAAGCTACGCGTTTCGCGTCGAGGCACGCTGGTCATTTCGGAGGCGGCTCTTTATCCGGGCGAAATGGTGAATCGGCGGATTCGTTGGGACGAGAAGACCCCCGGCATCATCGAAGAACGATCGCGGGAACCTGCGGACTACGAAAAGCTGCACGGTCACGCGAAGAGCATCGATGCGGCGATCAAGGCGCTGCGCAATCAAATGAAAAACCCGGTCTACCCGCTGGATGCGGTGGTATTGATAGCTGCGGCGCGTTTCGGTACGATAGGTTCGGAATTGGTCGTGCAGGATGCAGCGGGCGATCGAATCGTGATGCGAGATGCGCCGGATGCGCGGCTTCCGGCGACCATTGCATTGCGCCAAGCCGCTGCGGCCCATGGTCCTGGATCGCTCGCGACGCGTCTCTATTTCGATTTGCCGTCGCGTTCCATTTATGGCGAACCCTTGGCGCTCGTCGTGGGCGACGAGCATTTGCGGCTTCGGGCCTGA